One Rhineura floridana isolate rRhiFlo1 chromosome 14, rRhiFlo1.hap2, whole genome shotgun sequence genomic region harbors:
- the PCLAF gene encoding PCNA-associated factor isoform X2 yields MIAAVAGMARTKADRGGTGGAYRKVVAARAPRKVLGSGNANVGSSPASRKAESKYTGGNPVCTRPTPPWQKGIGEFFRQSPKHLEKENQVSEEPGCSGIGKHRRKARPLSPYPGEHEAPSEDEQM; encoded by the exons ATGATTG CAGCCGTTGCAGGAATGGCGCGGACCAAGGCGGATCGCGGTGGGACCGGTGGAGCTTACCGGAAAG TGGTGGCTGCTAGGGCTCCACGGAAAGTGCTGGGTTCTGGAAATGCTAATGTGGGTTCCTCTCCTGCATCACGGAAAG CTGAAAGTAAATATACTGGTGGTAACCCAGTCTGTACAAGGCCAACACCACCATGGCAAAAAGGAATTGGTGAATTCTTCAGGCAGTCCCCAAAGCATTTGGAGAAAGAGAACCAGGTCTCTGAGGAGCCAGGATGCAGTGGAATAGGAAAGCACAGAAGAAA AGCTCGTCCCTTGTCCCCTTATCCTGGTGAACATGAAGCACCTTCTGAGGACGAGCAGATGTGA
- the PCLAF gene encoding PCNA-associated factor isoform X1 has protein sequence MNGPPSAVAGMARTKADRGGTGGAYRKVVAARAPRKVLGSGNANVGSSPASRKAESKYTGGNPVCTRPTPPWQKGIGEFFRQSPKHLEKENQVSEEPGCSGIGKHRRKARPLSPYPGEHEAPSEDEQM, from the exons ATGAATGGCCCGCCAT CAGCCGTTGCAGGAATGGCGCGGACCAAGGCGGATCGCGGTGGGACCGGTGGAGCTTACCGGAAAG TGGTGGCTGCTAGGGCTCCACGGAAAGTGCTGGGTTCTGGAAATGCTAATGTGGGTTCCTCTCCTGCATCACGGAAAG CTGAAAGTAAATATACTGGTGGTAACCCAGTCTGTACAAGGCCAACACCACCATGGCAAAAAGGAATTGGTGAATTCTTCAGGCAGTCCCCAAAGCATTTGGAGAAAGAGAACCAGGTCTCTGAGGAGCCAGGATGCAGTGGAATAGGAAAGCACAGAAGAAA AGCTCGTCCCTTGTCCCCTTATCCTGGTGAACATGAAGCACCTTCTGAGGACGAGCAGATGTGA
- the PCLAF gene encoding PCNA-associated factor isoform X3: protein MARTKADRGGTGGAYRKVVAARAPRKVLGSGNANVGSSPASRKAESKYTGGNPVCTRPTPPWQKGIGEFFRQSPKHLEKENQVSEEPGCSGIGKHRRKARPLSPYPGEHEAPSEDEQM, encoded by the exons ATGGCGCGGACCAAGGCGGATCGCGGTGGGACCGGTGGAGCTTACCGGAAAG TGGTGGCTGCTAGGGCTCCACGGAAAGTGCTGGGTTCTGGAAATGCTAATGTGGGTTCCTCTCCTGCATCACGGAAAG CTGAAAGTAAATATACTGGTGGTAACCCAGTCTGTACAAGGCCAACACCACCATGGCAAAAAGGAATTGGTGAATTCTTCAGGCAGTCCCCAAAGCATTTGGAGAAAGAGAACCAGGTCTCTGAGGAGCCAGGATGCAGTGGAATAGGAAAGCACAGAAGAAA AGCTCGTCCCTTGTCCCCTTATCCTGGTGAACATGAAGCACCTTCTGAGGACGAGCAGATGTGA